The following is a genomic window from Scleropages formosus chromosome 11, fSclFor1.1, whole genome shotgun sequence.
GCAGATGATGGTCATGTTAGATGACTAAATGGACCTGAACCCATGTTGGACTGTTGAGTCTCACTACTCCAGGGCTCTTTCTACCTGGGACCTGTGTGTCCTCCTTGTCCACAGCCCCGTGCCCGTCCCTACTGGGACACTGGACAGGAACACCCAGGTCCTCacggcaggaaaaaaaaaaaaagctacactGTAGTGAGACTTAGCTACAGCTGATCTGTGAGTTCAGGGTGAATTCTGTCCATCTCTGTACTTATTGTCTTTCTGTGCTCTGTTGCAGGTCTGCTGTAtaactcacccccccccccccccccccccccccccccccgcttgaatgtatgtgaaccccttgtgtcctttagttttaccatgaaacggttatttaatgacaatcagtgtttctcatgtgacataataatAGGTGTGTCATGACCAATTTCCGTATGTTGCTTTACAGGAAATCGTGTATGTAGTAGaatcacacaagtagtgcaggtgtaacaataagtgaagcccaagttgaactaGTTAAACTAAGtgggtaagtagagtcaggggtgtgAATCATAATCATGTATTCAATCCATGAGTTTATTTCAAGATGTTATACAATAATGACCATCcatatagggttcacatactttcaagtggTACTGTGTGTTCTGTTCTAGACCAGCTTTTTCTGTGTATTAATGATCAGTgttgcatattattattttctgtccaCTCAGTGTTGGATTCATGGTCTgtaacattaaattatttttttgtttttagctgaAACCTTatcccaaggtgacttgcattgTTAGATTTGaatactaagctacttgcaaaaTGTggccatttaaacagctggttgTTCGTGGTGTATCTGCTCACGGTCAGTGCCGTTATCGAGAGTAAtgcagcaggaggtagaatttgaattttaacccttttctgttttccaggAGCTCGTAGACAAACTGTACTGGTTCCGGGACCACTATTTCGAAACGCACGGTGTGGAAGAGGCTGGGAAGAAGCACAGTGATGTGAccactgaaatggaaaagacACTAAAACAGCTAGAGGAGAAAGAAGGTGAGACAGCGAGAAGGTTTTATTCTCTAATACTTTTTCTGAAATTCGCTGCTCTTATTATAACGTTCAGTTTGAAGTTTGAGATGGAGTATTACCTGGTCCCTGTCTTTCATCCTGGAGTATTGCACAATGACGTGTTCTTTTTACCCCAGAGCAGTACCGGCACAGTGCCCAGTTCCTGCTCCTGCGAGGCCGCTGCCTAACAGCAGCTTCTGGATTTAGTGCAGCCGCCGAGGAGAGCCTCTCTCGGGCTGTGAAGCTGGAACCAGGTCTGGTGGAAGCCTGGAATTGTCTGGGGGAACAATACTGGAGGAAGGGGGACTTGGCAGCTGCAAAGACCTGCTTCACTGGGGCCTTGCAGCAGGTCAGTGTGGGAAaaggggagggagagagaggcagcaggaggaaacaAAACTGAGGCTGattgaaagtaaaaaatgaGGTCATAATTCTCAAGTATGGACATTTTGCATCCTTTGTTATATGCGAGAGTGAGACTTGAGTTGTCAAGTGggatataaaatgaaatgtgaatgtaaatgagttaaATGTACTCTCTACTCCTCTTTTTCTTGTCGCTGCAGTGTAAGAACAAGGTGTCACTCCGCAGCCTGTCCATGGTACTGAGGCAACTGCCAGCAGGGGATGCACAGGAGCAGGTTCAACGGGTGCTGGAGAGTGTGGATATGGCACGGCAGGCAGTGCAGATGGATGTCACTGATGGAACATCTTGGTGTGAGTTGGGCTGCAGTGGGGCTAGTTAGCGGGAGGCTGATTGAACATCTATTTATCAAAAAAGGTTGACTTGGGAGGGAGTGATTCAAGTACTTAATGAATTCTGTTAATAATCCATTTGTGATTTTAAGATCTGGTTTGTTTCCCTGGTTGATTGTGTGACCTATAATGCAGCCCAGGATTAAAGAGATGCAGGATATATGATGTGAGAGGAAAAATGAGTGTGGAACAGCTATTCTGGTGAGGAATACCTTGTCTCATGCGAGAGTTTTGTGTTTGCAGATATTCTGGGCAACGCCTACATCTCCCTGTTTTTCACCAGTGGCCAGAACCCCCAAATGTCGCAGCAGGCCCTCAGTGCTTATGCACAGGCTGTGAGTTACCgattacacacgcacacacactcgggTTCACTACTAATAATATCAACCCACGTGTATCGGACAAATGTATGAACGCATTCACACTGTTACCCTTGGTTTTTTGGTTTCAGTTCAAGTATTTTCTGACACCGTATATTAAACTCGAGAGTACAACGATAAAGTGAAATGAGTGCAGAGAGTAGAGACTGCTTCTGTCTTGCTGTAGGAGAAGGTGGACAGCACGGCCTCATGTAACCCTGATCTGCACTTCAACAGAGCCACGGTAAAACTTTCTCTCATCAGTTAAGAGTGAGCAGCCctcatttttccccacatgtGCTTATGAAGTTATTGCAGTGAACGCAACCAGGTTATGGTTGATATTTGTCTTGACCCTTTTATGTTCATCAGTCATGATGTCTTTATTGCAATGAGCAGTAAATTTACATAGTCCTTCCGTCAGTAATGATCATCTTTCTTTGTTTACCTTTTAGCTCTTCCAGTATGAGGAGATGTTTGGGTCGGCATTAGCTGGTTTCAGTCGAGCGGCAGTTCTGGACCCTGCCTGGGAGGAACCTCCTGAAAGAGAAAGGCAGCTTTTGGACTACTTGGAGCGAGTCACTGCCCTCATTGAGAACAAGGCAAGCTGGGAGAAAGGGGGTATCTCTGACATTAACATACTGTACTGTGATAGGCAAATATTTTGATGTGTTAGAATGACTGTTGTCTGCTGTCATGTCAGTCTCATTACCTCTGggattttcagtctttttggaCTGTTCAATTAGCGTACAGTAACTGTTCTAGTCTTTGAGGGTGAATTTACATCTGGCTTTCAGAAtaagaatgagttttattggccaagtgtgctgacggacacaaggaatttgctgtggttctaggtgcctccagtatttacagacaaacagtagctgacacagaattacagaataagtaaataacatatttacagagtgtacaaacatgagagtataaaaagtataaatacaaaaagtaaataagacttaaattactgtaataataaataaatgtattacagtacattactatAATAAATTCGCTGTAAAACGTACATTAGAATTCCTTATGTGCAGAAATGTAGAATCATCGGTTGTGTGGTAGTAAAGACATTTAATTTGAGAGTGAGGCAGTGACTTTCTTTAGGTAGACCTTGAACACAGTGTCAAAGGCTTCAGAACTGAATTATATATGAAGAAttcagtttgagttttttttttttttgttttgttcctgtCTTCCTCAGGGTAAGGTGAAGGCACGCAGACTGAGGACCATGCTAGCGTCACTCAACATGTCAGCGCTAGGGCCCTGCTCCTCTCCGCAGTACCGCTCCCCAACAGGCCGTATCGGCAGCCTGGAGCCCAGGAGTCTGTCAGCCCTCTCTCATGGCCACAATGCTGGGGTGGCTGCGCTGGGAAAGGTGGTCTTCAGCCTGGCCTCTGAGGGCCGCATGGCCTTGTGAGTcctttgtctattttttttgACCGAGTGCACAGAAGATTGGAGTCTCTACATTCTGCATACCTTTGATACTTGATATGTAGTTCAGAGCAAAGTAAATTAATCTGTGTGAAAAATTCCTTACAGTACAGGTGTGAACACAGGTCAGTTTAGGGTGACTaagggtgtggcccctccctctctcccccagTACGTTCGGGATGGTGGACAGCGAAGAGACTTGCTGTGTTGTCATGGTCTACAacactgcagacagctgggggACACTGATTGGTGATTCAGTGGTCGTCCCTGAGCCCCAGGTCAAACGGCACAGTGTCAGCCACAAAGACCAGGTCAGTGGCTGCTGTCTTACTATAAACCAGTGCAGATGGAAAATTGTATATATCTGTGCGTTTGGTTGGACACATCAGTCTTGGATCAGTTCAAATGAAGGTACACTAGGTTACTGGGTGCCTAGTATTTACCGTAAAACATTTATTCTTGGACTTGATTCTATATCCAGCCTGGATGCTTTTGAGAAACTCCGATGTTCTGATGTAACACCTCGCTTTTCCTCTTCAGTCTTTTGATTTTCGCAGTATACGTGTGGATTCACCACTGCTGCTCATCGTCAATGGCAAGGTACAGGCAGCAAAGAGCCAAACGGCTGCCTCTGTCAGCTACCGGCCGCAGAGCGAGTAAGGACTGGGGAGGAGTGAAAGACACACTTCGGCGAGCAGCTGCCTGGTATGAGAGATACAGAGACCACGCTAGACTGGGGCAGAGTGGGGGGAGAATTTGGTGTAAATATTATTATGAGTTACCTCTGTTTCTGTATTCgttataaaatgtcattttgtaaatacacatttttttttattttgttgaaatgtgtgttaaaatgttgtttttgtaaaaataaatacataaaaaataaattagttttGAGTTTATACAGAAGAAAATTGTGTTTccctttttcagaattttaagtGAGAAATGTGATATTTGGTTAACATCAAAAACAGACCACATACTGGTCAACTGTTTACTCTTGAGGTATGAATTTTGAATTATTGTGCAGaaaagtgtgcatttttttgtagtAATTCTACACAAGATAAAACATTTAAGCAGCAAAGTCAAAAGCAACTTTAAACACTATTTCCTCAAAATGTAAAGTCTCCATTACATACAAACCACAAGGTGCACGCATCCCATTTCAGTGGGTTTCATTAACACTACAAGTGCGATGAACCTCAAATTATCGTTCAGCATTTGTAATTACTGCAATCATTTTGACCATATTTTTACACCACATATTTTAACTTTCACTGTTTTCATCTTACTAGTACACTACACCAAATAGAGTAAAGAGAACATGCCACAAAATCAGAAGACTAATGTGAACAGTACAGGTATGTCTTACTCCTAACAGCATTCAACCTCTTAAAACTGGATAGGATGTGGAAACTAAGTAACACTCAGTCACTGACTCAGGAATACATAATGGTTATTCAACAATCCTATGTAAATGTTGATCTTGGCTGTACCATTCATATGTGCGCTCTCCTTGTtaatctgtctgtctgctgtctAAAGTGTGTTGTTGTGACTTCACTGTGCTACAAGCAGGCAACTCGTTCAGTGCTTCCTCACAAAAGTACGGCTGCGATCTCTACATGGGGAGCCAAACTGGAAGAAGTTCTTGGATAAGTCGGGGTCCAGCGCAGAGAAAATCCTCTCCCCTTCAGTTCCTACACCCAGGAACTGTGGACTGTTCCAGGGTGAATGCTGTGCCCCCAGACCTGTGGGACAATAAACAGAATTGCGTTATGGATATTGTAATCTAAGTACTATTTTGCAGAGACTCGGTTCTTTCATTCTGAAAATGACATGCTAGGGTTGGGCTCCTTTATACTTTCATGAGGAGCACTGTGTTTAAGGCTCTTAAAGTGGAGATACACAAATTGTGGACAAAAAACTATAATGGTCACCTCATGTAACACAATTTCTTCATTGCCTGTTAGTAAAAGTGAAAATCAACCCTTTAATCCTGTCATTTAATTAGACTGTGCAagcaattacttttttaaaggtTAATCTCCCTTAATTCCTGTAATATCTCTTCTTGCTGACCTGTGCCAAATTCAAGAGGCCCCTGTctgcttccctctctctcccccagcATATTTCTCAGTCGAAGAGAGTCATAGAGGCCCTGCAGTTTCTGGTACTGTCTGTTCCTCTCCATCAGCCTCTCTGACACCTCACTGTACTTCCTCTTGTATTCTTCCATCACCTGGAAGATGTGGTAGCTGAAATGGCCTGATTTATATTGGAAGAGAGCAATAAAAACAGTTCAGGAGACAGCACATTGGTGCAGAGATGCAGAGCACCTTCTTCAGCGAGGAGATCTCTTCCCTCATGGCACTTagctccagctccctgctcTGGTTCTGCTGAGTCAGCAACTTCTCAGCCTGCTTCAGCTGACcctctgctcgggacaagctgtaCTCCTGGAACAGCCGCTCCTGGTGCACCTGGGAGATAGGGCAGACATGGCCACCATGTTTCTCCAACATACAAAGTCTTTGTCTGACCACATGTATGCACCTTGagtgtgaaaaaaacaaacaatgaaacacacacaggcaactGTTAAATCCAGAATGCCACACCTGGTATGTCCAGAATGCAAGGGCACGAGCACTAATGTCCAGCACGGTCTCGGGCCGCAGGCCAGCCAGGACCATAGCTTTGTACTCCTCAGAGGGCGACAACTCAGTGCGTACAATATCCAGTTTCCCAGAGAGTGCAGACGAACAGGCAGGACAGATGGCGGGTGAGCGACTGAACTCCGCTGATCCATGCTGGTCGCAGAATGCGTGCGAACATGCGGTCACCCATGCGAAGCCACTCAGCTTTGTCCGACATTTCGGAAAGTTGCACAGGAGGAAGTCCTCATAGAGAGACATGGCTGGCAGCAAGAAAATAGTAAACATACAAAAACGTTTGTCTTTTCGTATCTAAAAGCGGAAAAGATGCCATTTAcaacttgtttttcattttctgaaaaatctaaattttattATAAAGTTGGTGATTGAGACTTTTGATTATTTGTATTTCAGTTGGAATTCTACTAAACTTGTCTATCTTGCCATATTGCATAACATTTGATTGTGCTGGAAACAATCTACTTAGTTGTAACACTAAAACACGAAAACAGGCATGATGGACTTCCACCTGTAGAGTGTAAATTTTCTTAGTCACTTTCATATCATTATCTAGCAAGAAGTAGTATTTATAAAGCACAGCTTTCTTGATAAGGGTTTTGATAGATAGCCAGAGAGGAAAATATCAACAGTCCTTAATATGTGGTTTAAAGGGATGTTAAATAACTAGTTTTATATTATTCTCTGTAGGATATTAGTGGtgatagtttgtttttttttttcttcttcttcacactCGTCTTATGGTCACCTTTGATCTTTTGTTATCGCAAGTTTCCCAAACTGCAAAGTCCCATGTCTCAAAACGTTTTCTTCCTTTATCATTTTATATTCAATGTAGCAAATTATTACTAAACCCGAACTAATTGTTGAATATTTTACCTGTTTTATATCAAATTAATCTTTGATATTACAAACACTTTCGCTGACGACTTTTAGACTTCCAACGCTTTTCAGACCGGAAGTAGAGGAGGATCTGTAATCTGATTGGTAGGCTCTTTGGTAGGTATGGCTCGTTAACAGGACAAACTTCCGGCATCGATGGTGCGGTATTCCGCCATAATAGGAGTTCGATTCTCAGTTTAACATCGGCAGTGGTGCGACTGTCTGTCACGCGCATATTCTGATTTTAGTGCAAAAGATTTAAGTTTTGATCACCAAAAACTCCCTTTTACCTGCACCAAATACTTATATCTGCCACTAAAAGTCACGTAACAAGGCATTCATTTCAGCCGTGTTGATGAAGTCGATGTGTACAATCTCAGATCTGAAGTTTTCAACTCTGTTCTATAAACATCCTTCCTGCTTGAACGATCATTCACcgaataattcatttttttctcgtCAATGATTGGCGCCGTAGTTTAAAATGTTCTCTCCAGAACTGGACaggaaaataatgcaataaatatcCAAATCAGCCATATTTGTACTTGGCTGAATAGCTaccttgttttgtttaattttgaaataagttTCTGTAGGCAGAGACGACATGTTTTAATAGTCTTTACactttttatgcttttattcctttaaacttaataattatgaatatgaaaagatgcatattttatttaaacttccTGGAATGGTTAGTTCTTGGCTATAATaaagtgtatatataataatgtttaattatatatattaattatataataatgtttaattataaGAAACAGACGTTAAAAGGAGATCCAAAAAAGGTCAGGCGATGCAACACAAACGATTTTTGCCAGGTCGTAATTATTTTCACTGTGGATTTAAGAACTCTATGGTTGTGGGATCGAATCCACTCcttgctgttgttgttactcTTTATACAACTTATCTGCTCAAGGTAACTGACATCGATTAAATAAAACAGTGTACAATAAGACACCCATTTATTCCCACTGTATCAATCATCAACATGTTACATGGTAAGTACTACCTGAGCACGCGCAACACCGCGGTATGGGACTGGACCCGAAACCGTtcacactgcagggctgtagcCCCAGCCAGGACATGATTCACATTGCTGCCCAACACCACTGAACCGGACAATAAGTCCTTTTCTCGCACACTTTTGGGATCAAAACCCCCGACGTTTATACACACAGGCGCCCAGCGCGGGATTGGAACCTGTAACTACAGGAATTATTGTTAAATACGCTGTTGCAGCAGGTATTGGAGTCTTTAAATACCATGTCCGAGATGATTTCCGACTGCTCTTTCCGCTCAATAGTTCAAAGAGCTGCGGTTCGGCTGAAACAGTGCTCACAGCTCTCCTTCGTGGCTCTGTGGGGGGTATGGTAGGAGGAGGCACGTGTGGAAATTAGTACTAAATTCatcatgtaaaattaaaaattgtgttAATCGTAGTGATAATAGACCAGCCGAATACCCCTTACAGAATCATGTGCTGGgcagttatacacacactgtctgaagctggctgtgtgtccccctccaaccttgtaccctgtattgccgggttgggctcgggaggggacacacccaggacgggatgccagtctatcgcaaggcaccccaagcgggactcgaaccccagactcaggaaagagcaggacccagtccaacccactacaccaccgcacccccctgggcTGTTATAATACACCTACTTATTGCAATAATGACAATTGAAACCATTAATATTTCGCGTCTggtcagattttattttatagctTCCCATGTTATGTCCTGttatcattaataattaatcaataattatattatgtattatttcattaaGAAAGATGGCCGAGCTCGATCATGGTCTGTATTATGTCAAAAGTTGGTGCAGTAGTGTTTCCTTAATTGACAgagactttattttatttatttttaatagaattttcAAGACTAAATTTGACGATACAGGTTCCAATC
Proteins encoded in this region:
- the LOC108930618 gene encoding tetratricopeptide repeat protein 5-like isoform X1, with product MADIGRESEPADKDDLQILKELVDKLYWFRDHYFETHGVEEAGKKHSDVTTEMEKTLKQLEEKEEQYRHSAQFLLLRGRCLTAASGFSAAAEESLSRAVKLEPGLVEAWNCLGEQYWRKGDLAAAKTCFTGALQQCKNKVSLRSLSMVLRQLPAGDAQEQVQRVLESVDMARQAVQMDVTDGTSWYILGNAYISLFFTSGQNPQMSQQALSAYAQAEKVDSTASCNPDLHFNRATLFQYEEMFGSALAGFSRAAVLDPAWEEPPERERQLLDYLERVTALIENKGKVKARRLRTMLASLNMSALGPCSSPQYRSPTGRIGSLEPRSLSALSHGHNAGVAALGKVVFSLASEGRMAFTFGMVDSEETCCVVMVYNTADSWGTLIGDSVVVPEPQVKRHSVSHKDQSFDFRSIRVDSPLLLIVNGKVQAAKSQTAASVSYRPQSE
- the LOC108930618 gene encoding tetratricopeptide repeat protein 5-like isoform X2, translating into MEKTLKQLEEKEEQYRHSAQFLLLRGRCLTAASGFSAAAEESLSRAVKLEPGLVEAWNCLGEQYWRKGDLAAAKTCFTGALQQCKNKVSLRSLSMVLRQLPAGDAQEQVQRVLESVDMARQAVQMDVTDGTSWYILGNAYISLFFTSGQNPQMSQQALSAYAQAEKVDSTASCNPDLHFNRATLFQYEEMFGSALAGFSRAAVLDPAWEEPPERERQLLDYLERVTALIENKGKVKARRLRTMLASLNMSALGPCSSPQYRSPTGRIGSLEPRSLSALSHGHNAGVAALGKVVFSLASEGRMAFTFGMVDSEETCCVVMVYNTADSWGTLIGDSVVVPEPQVKRHSVSHKDQSFDFRSIRVDSPLLLIVNGKVQAAKSQTAASVSYRPQSE
- the LOC114911848 gene encoding E3 ubiquitin-protein ligase CCNB1IP1-like, with the protein product MSLYEDFLLCNFPKCRTKLSGFAWVTACSHAFCDQHGSAEFSRSPAICPACSSALSGKLDIVRTELSPSEEYKAMVLAGLRPETVLDISARALAFWTYQVHQERLFQEYSLSRAEGQLKQAEKLLTQQNQSRELELSAMREEISSLKKVMEEYKRKYSEVSERLMERNRQYQKLQGLYDSLRLRNMLGEREGSRQGPLEFGTGLGAQHSPWNSPQFLGVGTEGERIFSALDPDLSKNFFQFGSPCRDRSRTFVRKH